A genomic window from Lactobacillus sp. ESL0677 includes:
- the plsX gene encoding phosphate acyltransferase PlsX encodes MRTIAIDAMGGENAPEAIVKAVLQAKAELTQTKFILFGDAKKINKLVGSDKDRVEVVATTEIIKDEDEPVKAIRSKKDSSLVVAARFVKEGKADALLSLGNTGALLSCGIFIIGRIKGIARPGLMPTLPVKNSDDGFNMIDVGANAKSKPEYILAWAKMAAYYAEKVRGINNPRVALLNNGAESDKGDDVHQAAYQLLLDSKLNFVGNIEGNELLEGNADVVATDGFTGNAVLKNIEGTSSVLIHLLKDSLLNTGLKAKIGALLIKNALKGLISKFDTAKYGGAVLLGVNAPVVKTHGRSGERAIYFTLKQIDKILEEKIIDEFKAEFSAAE; translated from the coding sequence ATGAGAACAATTGCAATAGATGCGATGGGCGGCGAAAACGCACCCGAAGCAATCGTTAAGGCCGTTTTACAGGCCAAAGCAGAGCTAACCCAAACAAAATTTATTTTGTTTGGTGATGCAAAAAAGATTAATAAATTAGTTGGCTCTGATAAAGATCGCGTTGAAGTTGTTGCGACAACTGAAATTATCAAAGATGAAGATGAACCAGTTAAGGCAATTCGCAGTAAAAAGGACTCTTCACTGGTAGTGGCTGCACGTTTTGTTAAAGAGGGCAAGGCTGATGCCTTGCTATCATTGGGTAACACTGGAGCACTGTTATCTTGCGGAATTTTCATCATTGGTCGGATTAAAGGTATTGCGCGGCCAGGCTTAATGCCAACTCTGCCAGTGAAAAATTCTGACGATGGCTTTAACATGATTGATGTTGGTGCCAATGCTAAGAGTAAGCCCGAATATATTTTGGCATGGGCCAAGATGGCTGCTTATTATGCCGAAAAGGTTCGCGGAATTAATAATCCTCGTGTTGCCCTCTTAAATAATGGCGCTGAAAGCGACAAGGGTGACGACGTTCATCAGGCTGCATACCAGCTACTTCTTGATAGCAAGCTGAATTTTGTTGGTAACATTGAGGGTAATGAATTACTTGAAGGCAATGCCGATGTCGTTGCTACCGATGGTTTTACCGGCAATGCCGTCTTAAAAAATATCGAAGGTACTTCCAGCGTTTTAATTCATTTGCTTAAAGACAGCCTCTTAAATACTGGCCTGAAAGCAAAAATTGGGGCATTATTGATTAAAAATGCGCTGAAGGGATTAATTTCAAAATTTGATACGGCAAAATATGGTGGTGCCGTCTTACTTGGAGTGAATGCACCAGTCGTTAAGACTCATGGGCGTTCAGGTGAGCGGGCTATCTATTTCACGCTTAAGCAGATTGATAAAATTTTAGAAGAAAAAATTATTGATGAATTTAAAGCAGAATTTTCTGCTGCTGAATAA
- the acpP gene encoding acyl carrier protein, translated as MTEEQIFSKISSILAENFEVDKDKITNDTNFTSDLDADSIDLVEFILQLEDEFGAEISDEDAEKIKTVGDAVSYVAAHQN; from the coding sequence ATGACAGAAGAACAAATTTTTTCAAAAATTAGCAGTATTTTAGCCGAAAATTTTGAAGTAGATAAAGACAAAATCACTAACGATACTAACTTTACCAGTGACTTGGACGCTGATTCCATCGATTTAGTTGAGTTCATTTTGCAGCTTGAAGATGAATTCGGCGCCGAGATTTCTGATGAAGATGCCGAAAAAATTAAAACAGTCGGTGATGCCGTTAGTTACGTGGCTGCACACCAAAATTAA
- a CDS encoding ATP-binding cassette domain-containing protein — MAKEIIQVKNLKVHYPIRSGFWNRITDYVCAVDDISITINEGETYGLIGESGSGKSTTGKAIVGVEPVTSGQIIYKGVDITKAKNRRQLNYNKDVQMIFQDSMSSLNPRKRIEDIIAEPIRNFENLTTDQERDRVQELLDIVGMPSDAIYKYPHEFSGGQRQRIGVARAVATNPRLIVADEPTSALDLSVQAQVLNFMKHIQQQYNIAYLFISHDLGVVKHMSENLAIMHRGRLVEIGTREDIYNNPIHIYTKRLLSAIPKVDVEHREEHKKERNRVEQEFQNDQSAWYDKDGRVYPLQHVSGKHFVALPPEQVNQEKESD, encoded by the coding sequence ATGGCTAAAGAAATTATTCAAGTAAAAAACCTAAAAGTTCACTATCCAATTCGGAGTGGCTTTTGGAACAGAATTACTGATTATGTGTGTGCCGTTGATGATATCAGCATTACAATTAATGAGGGTGAAACTTACGGCTTAATTGGTGAATCTGGTTCTGGTAAATCAACTACTGGTAAGGCAATTGTTGGGGTTGAACCCGTTACTAGCGGTCAGATTATTTATAAAGGCGTTGACATTACTAAAGCTAAGAATAGACGTCAGTTGAACTACAATAAAGATGTTCAGATGATTTTCCAGGATTCAATGTCTAGTTTGAACCCGCGTAAAAGAATTGAAGATATTATTGCAGAACCAATCCGTAACTTCGAAAACTTAACTACTGATCAAGAACGTGACCGTGTGCAGGAACTGCTTGATATTGTTGGGATGCCTAGTGATGCGATTTATAAATATCCGCATGAATTTTCCGGTGGTCAAAGACAGAGAATTGGGGTTGCCCGTGCGGTAGCGACAAATCCAAGGCTGATTGTAGCAGATGAACCTACCAGCGCTTTGGACTTGTCGGTTCAGGCTCAGGTTTTAAACTTCATGAAGCATATTCAGCAGCAATATAATATTGCATATCTGTTTATTTCACACGACTTGGGTGTTGTTAAGCACATGTCTGAGAACTTGGCAATCATGCACCGTGGTCGTTTAGTTGAAATTGGTACCCGTGAGGATATTTATAATAATCCAATTCATATTTATACCAAGCGGCTGCTTTCTGCAATTCCTAAGGTTGATGTTGAACACCGTGAGGAACACAAGAAGGAACGTAATCGGGTTGAACAAGAATTTCAAAATGACCAGAGTGCTTGGTACGATAAAGACGGTCGTGTTTATCCATTACAACATGTATCTGGCAAGCATTTTGTTGCCTTGCCGCCAGAACAAGTAAATCAAGAAAAGGAGAGTGACTAA
- a CDS encoding ABC transporter ATP-binding protein: MEKQSDLLLDIQHLHTAYRLHGKFYDAADDINITLKRDEILSVVGESGCGKSTIAASIIGLYDHKNTKVTGDILYNELNLVGLNEALFNKIRGNKIGMIFQDPLASLNPLMRVGDQVAETLYYHTDMNEKARHERVIELFNQVGMPKPEEMYSMYPHELSGGLRQRVVIAMAVACKPEIIIADEPTTALDVTIQAQILDLLEDIQKQSHSGIILITHDLGVVAETADEVAVMYGGQIVEKADVKTIFSHPLHPYTRSLLNSMPQSDDESEDLHVIQGTVPSLQNMPRTGDRFAPRIPWIPESDHEENPTMHEVEPGHWVRCICWKTFHFQDQDAAASGE; encoded by the coding sequence TTGGAAAAACAAAGTGATCTCTTGCTAGATATCCAGCATTTGCATACTGCATACCGTCTACATGGGAAATTTTATGATGCTGCTGATGATATAAATATTACTCTGAAGCGTGACGAAATTTTATCAGTTGTAGGTGAGTCTGGTTGTGGTAAGAGTACAATTGCTGCAAGCATTATTGGCTTGTACGACCATAAAAATACAAAAGTTACTGGTGATATTCTCTATAATGAATTGAACTTAGTGGGTCTGAACGAAGCTCTGTTTAACAAGATTCGTGGTAATAAGATTGGAATGATTTTCCAAGATCCATTGGCAAGCCTTAATCCGTTAATGAGAGTTGGCGATCAGGTAGCTGAAACTTTGTATTATCATACTGATATGAACGAAAAAGCGCGTCATGAACGCGTTATTGAGTTATTTAATCAAGTTGGGATGCCTAAACCTGAGGAAATGTACTCAATGTACCCACATGAATTATCAGGTGGGTTGCGTCAACGGGTTGTGATTGCAATGGCAGTTGCATGTAAGCCGGAAATCATCATTGCCGACGAACCGACTACTGCACTTGACGTAACGATTCAGGCGCAAATTCTGGATTTACTCGAAGATATTCAAAAGCAATCACATTCTGGAATTATTTTGATTACGCACGACCTTGGCGTTGTTGCTGAAACAGCTGATGAAGTTGCCGTAATGTATGGTGGTCAGATTGTTGAAAAGGCTGATGTTAAAACAATTTTTAGTCATCCGTTGCACCCATATACCCGTTCTTTATTGAACTCAATGCCGCAATCAGATGATGAAAGCGAAGATTTGCATGTTATCCAAGGGACTGTTCCGTCATTGCAAAATATGCCGAGAACAGGTGATCGGTTTGCTCCGAGAATCCCGTGGATTCCTGAGAGTGACCACGAAGAAAATCCAACTATGCATGAAGTCGAACCTGGACACTGGGTCAGATGTATATGCTGGAAGACATTCCACTTCCAAGATCAAGATGCTGCAGCAAGTGGGGAGTAA
- the recG gene encoding ATP-dependent DNA helicase RecG: MNTQALFAPVTDLKGVGTKTAAALGSLGIYSIYDLLFYFPFRYDELQTMPLDQIMDGQKVMLKGIVATEAFVSRFGYKKSRLSFKMRIDHDIVMVNFFNQPWLKDKIEIGKEVAVYGKYTVARQSLSGFKFVAAKEHDSGMAPIYPVNRYLRQKKLVALINLALTDYLPLIEDVVPEAIRQKYRLLSEQEIVVKMHHPQNGREAELAKRSAIFREFFIFQTELAQLAHGNAKHQGISKKYDLTEVAKLTASLPFELSADQKQVVNEIFVDLHSSRQMQRLLQGDVGSGKTVVAVYAIFAAVTAGFQAALMVPTEILATQHFKKIDELLRPLGVRVALLTGTTKTLERREIYRELTDGTINVVIGTHALIQSKVIFKKLGLVIIDEQHRFGVSQRQALINKGPSPDILAMTATPIPRTLALTVYGETTVSEIRHLPAGRKQIISAWKTSSQMDEVYQLMRQQLEQGFQIYAVTPLITESEAVDLKNAEQLHAKLSHDFPNQKVVLLHGQMPGAKKDEIMTEFAAGKINILVATSVIEVGVDVANANMMVIYNADRFGISQLHQLRGRIGRGKTQSYCVFMADPKTDAGKARMQIISSTTDGFKLAEEDLKMRGEGDLFGKAQSGLPEFQVGNVVNNYETLVVAQNVAKALIEQDPELTAAAHQTLKQVLDYKQLQQERT, from the coding sequence ATGAATACACAAGCATTATTTGCTCCGGTAACAGATTTAAAAGGTGTCGGTACTAAAACAGCTGCTGCTTTAGGTAGTTTGGGCATTTATAGTATCTATGACTTACTATTTTATTTTCCGTTTCGCTATGATGAACTGCAAACAATGCCTCTTGACCAGATCATGGATGGCCAGAAGGTAATGTTAAAAGGAATTGTAGCTACAGAAGCTTTTGTTAGCCGTTTTGGTTATAAAAAGAGCCGGCTTAGTTTTAAAATGCGGATTGACCATGATATTGTCATGGTCAATTTTTTTAATCAGCCATGGTTAAAGGACAAGATCGAAATCGGCAAAGAAGTGGCCGTTTATGGCAAATATACGGTGGCTCGGCAAAGTCTATCTGGTTTCAAGTTTGTCGCTGCTAAGGAGCACGACAGTGGGATGGCGCCGATTTATCCGGTTAATCGTTATTTGCGCCAAAAAAAATTGGTTGCACTAATTAATTTGGCGTTAACCGATTATTTACCGCTGATTGAAGACGTGGTTCCTGAAGCAATCAGGCAAAAATACCGCTTATTGTCCGAGCAAGAAATTGTTGTTAAAATGCACCACCCCCAAAATGGCCGTGAGGCAGAACTAGCTAAAAGAAGTGCAATTTTTCGCGAATTTTTCATTTTTCAGACGGAATTAGCGCAGCTTGCTCATGGCAATGCCAAGCATCAGGGAATTTCTAAAAAATATGATTTGACAGAAGTTGCCAAATTAACTGCGTCACTGCCGTTTGAGCTTTCGGCTGATCAAAAACAAGTGGTTAACGAAATTTTTGTGGATTTACATTCTTCAAGACAAATGCAAAGACTGCTTCAAGGGGATGTCGGTTCGGGTAAGACAGTCGTGGCCGTTTATGCAATTTTTGCTGCGGTAACTGCGGGCTTTCAGGCAGCCTTGATGGTGCCGACCGAAATTTTGGCAACGCAGCATTTTAAAAAAATCGATGAACTGCTTAGACCACTTGGCGTCCGTGTTGCCCTATTAACGGGAACAACGAAAACGCTGGAGCGGCGGGAAATTTACCGTGAACTAACTGATGGCACAATTAATGTTGTAATTGGGACACACGCCCTGATTCAATCCAAGGTGATTTTCAAAAAATTAGGCTTGGTAATTATTGACGAGCAACACCGCTTTGGTGTTAGCCAGCGGCAAGCCTTGATTAATAAAGGTCCCAGTCCCGACATTTTGGCAATGACGGCAACTCCGATTCCGCGCACGTTAGCCTTAACGGTTTATGGCGAAACAACGGTATCGGAAATTCGTCACCTGCCAGCTGGTCGAAAACAGATTATTTCTGCTTGGAAAACCAGCAGCCAAATGGACGAAGTTTACCAGTTGATGCGTCAGCAGCTTGAGCAGGGCTTCCAAATTTATGCGGTTACGCCGCTGATTACTGAGTCCGAGGCAGTCGACTTAAAAAACGCAGAGCAGCTACATGCTAAATTAAGTCATGACTTTCCTAACCAAAAGGTTGTATTGTTGCATGGTCAGATGCCGGGTGCCAAAAAAGATGAAATTATGACTGAATTTGCGGCTGGTAAAATCAATATTTTGGTTGCAACAAGTGTAATTGAAGTTGGTGTCGATGTTGCTAACGCCAATATGATGGTTATTTATAATGCCGATCGCTTTGGTATTAGTCAGTTGCACCAGCTGCGTGGTCGAATTGGTCGAGGCAAAACGCAGAGTTACTGTGTCTTCATGGCTGACCCTAAAACTGACGCGGGAAAAGCTCGGATGCAGATTATTTCTTCAACAACTGACGGTTTTAAACTGGCTGAGGAAGATTTAAAAATGCGGGGCGAAGGCGACTTGTTTGGCAAGGCTCAATCAGGACTACCTGAATTTCAGGTTGGCAATGTCGTTAATAATTATGAAACTCTGGTTGTAGCGCAAAATGTGGCCAAAGCCTTAATTGAGCAAGATCCGGAATTGACCGCAGCTGCTCATCAGACTTTAAAACAGGTGCTGGATTACAAGCAGCTGCAACAAGAGAGAACGTAG